A genomic segment from Halomonas sp. TA22 encodes:
- a CDS encoding N4-gp56 family major capsid protein, giving the protein MATTEYGDISQRTAAWAATEALSHAEPILVLSKFGQNKPLPKNKADTVKFRRPVPFPVVTTPLQEGVTPTAQQMQYEDVTVQIKQWGAVVEITDYVNDLAEDPVLADASVLCGEQAAETIEMQTWGALKAGTNVFYANGDTRGAVNSAVSLGKQRAITRSLKGNRAKKITNMVGGSPNYSTEPVDAAFIAFAHTDLESDIRDMEGFTPTEKYGSMKALPYEIGKVEDVRYVLSPVLDKWEDAGGAAGEMVSSGGDNADVYPVVYIGKEFYGLIPLKGANAIKPSVINPSTVSKSDPLGQVGYVGWKTYYVAKILNEGWGARLEVAASNLE; this is encoded by the coding sequence ATGGCAACAACTGAATACGGCGATATCTCCCAGCGCACCGCCGCCTGGGCCGCCACCGAAGCCCTGTCCCACGCCGAGCCCATCCTGGTGCTCTCCAAGTTCGGGCAGAACAAGCCGCTGCCGAAGAACAAGGCCGATACGGTGAAGTTCCGCCGCCCGGTGCCGTTCCCGGTGGTCACCACACCGCTGCAGGAAGGCGTGACGCCGACCGCACAGCAGATGCAGTACGAGGACGTGACCGTCCAGATCAAGCAGTGGGGCGCCGTGGTCGAAATCACCGATTACGTCAACGACCTCGCCGAGGATCCGGTGCTGGCCGATGCCTCCGTGCTGTGTGGCGAGCAGGCGGCCGAGACTATTGAGATGCAGACCTGGGGTGCGCTCAAGGCTGGCACCAACGTGTTCTACGCCAACGGCGACACTCGCGGCGCGGTGAACTCCGCGGTCAGCCTGGGCAAGCAGCGCGCGATCACCCGTTCGCTCAAGGGCAACCGGGCCAAGAAGATCACCAACATGGTCGGCGGCAGCCCGAACTACTCCACCGAGCCGGTGGATGCGGCCTTCATCGCCTTCGCGCATACCGACCTCGAGTCGGACATCCGCGATATGGAAGGCTTCACCCCGACCGAGAAGTACGGCTCCATGAAGGCGCTGCCCTACGAGATCGGCAAGGTCGAGGACGTGCGTTACGTGCTCTCACCGGTGCTCGACAAGTGGGAAGATGCCGGCGGCGCGGCGGGCGAGATGGTCTCGTCTGGCGGCGACAATGCCGACGTCTATCCGGTGGTGTACATCGGCAAGGAGTTCTACGGCCTGATCCCGCTCAAGGGCGCCAATGCCATCAAGCCGTCGGTGATCAATCCCTCCACCGTCTCCAAGTCCGATCCGCTCGGCCAGGTCGGGTATGTCGGCTGGAAGACCTATTACGTGGCCAAGATCCTCAACGAAGGCTGGGGTGCGCGACTGGAAGTGGCAGCCTCCAATCTGGAGTAA